Proteins from one Shewanella pealeana ATCC 700345 genomic window:
- a CDS encoding FAD-dependent oxidoreductase encodes MKFAIIGGGASGMITAYYLSKQGHHVTVYEKQSILGGHIRTVNKNVKVANMAPELTLEGGVVEFSSNFKHFISLMDELDVELKPLTVGSALFKRNKKRFLSPTMITGNTKGLSLIVEFFKLICVYLSANRLLLQTHFKPLSSLKNKPLADFVSQHQVNNTWLKLFTMYCFSIPYKATMKVPAELAFNIFRRYFWANWKRIDGGVYSYIEKIEQRINGEAIVNANIKSVNRSNNCVTLLFNDDSREHFDKLVLAVPPDLVLTLLSDPSAAELVYFSPWKKNTAKTVLHNDPRVYQRFGITHPSEFDFFQTQAGWGYNASLNRICNLAPQQQYSLAFNIDALIAKEKIIQTFEHHTPLYTVDAFRHRRNIIDNNGDNHTYHVGAYLYDGLHEGAVLSAKKVAELVQKISY; translated from the coding sequence ATGAAGTTTGCGATTATAGGTGGCGGGGCCAGCGGTATGATTACCGCCTACTACCTGAGCAAGCAAGGGCACCATGTAACCGTATATGAGAAGCAATCCATACTGGGCGGGCATATACGCACGGTAAATAAGAATGTAAAAGTCGCAAACATGGCCCCTGAGTTAACTCTTGAAGGCGGTGTGGTGGAGTTCTCGAGTAACTTTAAACATTTCATATCTCTAATGGATGAGCTCGACGTTGAACTTAAGCCCTTAACTGTGGGGTCGGCTCTGTTTAAGCGCAATAAGAAACGCTTTCTCTCACCCACTATGATCACTGGAAATACCAAGGGCTTGTCACTTATAGTTGAGTTCTTCAAACTTATTTGCGTTTACCTCTCTGCCAACAGGCTATTATTGCAAACACACTTCAAGCCACTGTCATCACTTAAAAATAAGCCTTTAGCCGATTTTGTCAGTCAACATCAGGTCAACAATACCTGGTTAAAGTTATTTACTATGTACTGTTTCTCTATCCCCTATAAAGCCACCATGAAAGTGCCTGCGGAGTTAGCATTTAATATTTTTAGGCGATATTTTTGGGCCAACTGGAAACGTATAGATGGCGGAGTCTACAGTTATATAGAGAAAATTGAACAACGCATAAACGGAGAAGCTATTGTAAATGCGAATATAAAATCAGTGAATCGCTCTAATAATTGCGTCACACTGCTATTTAACGATGACTCCCGTGAGCATTTCGACAAGCTAGTCTTAGCCGTTCCCCCAGATCTGGTACTTACACTTCTATCCGATCCAAGTGCAGCTGAACTTGTTTACTTCTCTCCCTGGAAGAAAAACACGGCCAAAACCGTGCTCCACAATGACCCTCGGGTATACCAGCGTTTTGGGATAACGCATCCGTCAGAATTCGATTTTTTCCAAACTCAGGCTGGCTGGGGTTATAACGCTAGCCTTAATCGGATCTGTAACTTAGCGCCACAGCAACAATATAGTCTGGCTTTCAATATTGACGCTCTGATCGCGAAAGAAAAAATCATTCAAACATTTGAGCACCACACGCCACTTTATACTGTCGATGCATTTCGTCATCGCCGTAACATAATCGATAACAATGGTGACAATCACACCTACCATGTCGGCGCCTACCTCTATGACGGCCTTCACGAAGGTGCTGTGCTATCCGCCAAAAAAGTGGCTGAATTGGTGCAAAAAATTAGCTACTAA
- a CDS encoding phytoene desaturase family protein, with translation MDTDYLIVGSGLSALVFAALSAKSGKKVVILEAHEYPGGFGHTFPIAKHYKFNAQLHYVWNCGEGDTVNNVLKKLQLEEQVTFESFDPQGFDHMRMPEYQLDIPYDSDLLLSRLKELFPKHSKQCTTFINEVRRTANGLGVLSGDERFKNILKNLEQAATAYRNIKFTLQQMFDKHKLPLEAQTLLALQWPDFLLPPNQLSFCAWVLLFTGYQRGAYYPTHHFEHVITSLVDTIEANDGQIIYQTQVDNFVLENDRVVAVEATDLTTNITLRYDAKCTICNMDPKKAAHLIGIEKFSLKLRRQLDYDYSASNFMAYCAVKDINLEDYGFGRWNIFHSNHKDLNLAFDAMYNQHDYSAPSFAMSTPGFLTQDSSDRPEGHQIIEFVTVADYQYFKALKSRDPRAYRQKKRAILDAIVNTVEEHYVPNFREHLTYKSTGSPTTNEDFCWCPEGNSYGSAMTPSNFNLWRLNHNSSLKGLYFCNASSGYAGFAGTFWTGAKLYQHLSGERIL, from the coding sequence ATGGATACAGACTATTTAATAGTCGGTAGTGGACTATCCGCATTAGTGTTCGCCGCGCTGAGTGCAAAGTCTGGTAAGAAGGTCGTGATACTAGAGGCACATGAATACCCCGGCGGATTTGGCCATACTTTCCCTATCGCAAAGCATTACAAATTCAATGCCCAGCTTCACTACGTCTGGAATTGTGGTGAAGGTGATACAGTCAACAACGTTCTTAAAAAGCTGCAATTAGAGGAACAGGTCACTTTCGAATCATTCGATCCTCAAGGCTTCGATCATATGCGTATGCCTGAGTATCAACTCGATATTCCCTATGACTCCGATCTACTGCTTTCAAGGCTTAAGGAGCTGTTTCCTAAACATTCTAAGCAATGCACCACCTTCATCAATGAGGTCAGGCGAACGGCAAATGGACTCGGCGTGCTGTCCGGTGACGAGCGATTTAAAAATATCCTTAAAAATCTAGAACAAGCCGCAACCGCATACCGGAATATCAAGTTTACTCTGCAGCAGATGTTTGACAAACATAAGCTGCCACTGGAAGCACAAACATTACTAGCATTGCAGTGGCCAGATTTTTTACTTCCCCCTAATCAGCTTTCATTTTGTGCCTGGGTGCTACTGTTTACCGGTTATCAGAGGGGAGCTTATTACCCCACTCATCATTTCGAACATGTGATAACAAGCTTAGTCGACACTATTGAAGCTAACGACGGACAGATCATCTACCAAACTCAGGTCGACAATTTTGTTTTGGAGAATGATCGAGTAGTGGCAGTTGAAGCGACAGATCTGACAACCAATATCACGCTGCGCTATGACGCAAAGTGCACTATTTGTAATATGGATCCTAAAAAAGCTGCCCACCTAATCGGCATAGAAAAGTTCTCTTTAAAACTTAGAAGACAATTGGACTATGACTATTCAGCTTCTAACTTTATGGCCTACTGCGCCGTTAAAGATATTAATCTTGAGGACTACGGCTTTGGCAGATGGAATATTTTTCACTCTAATCATAAGGATCTCAATCTAGCCTTCGATGCCATGTATAACCAACATGATTACTCTGCCCCAAGTTTTGCAATGTCCACCCCCGGATTTTTAACCCAAGATTCTTCCGATAGACCAGAGGGTCATCAGATCATCGAGTTCGTTACTGTCGCAGATTACCAGTATTTTAAGGCGTTAAAGTCGCGGGATCCGAGGGCCTATAGACAGAAGAAAAGAGCAATATTAGATGCTATTGTGAATACTGTAGAGGAGCATTACGTTCCAAACTTTCGGGAACACTTAACCTATAAGAGCACGGGTAGCCCGACGACAAATGAAGACTTCTGCTGGTGCCCAGAAGGTAACTCATATGGTTCAGCGATGACTCCCAGTAATTTCAATCTATGGCGTTTAAATCATAACAGCTCGCTTAAAGGGCTCTACTTTTGTAACGCCTCATCAGGATACGCAGGCTTTGCAGGTACATTTTGGACCGGAGCTAAGCTATACCAGCACCTGAGCGGAGAGCGTATTCTATAA
- a CDS encoding APC family permease: protein MARKIGLPLLTLYGLGTMLGAGVYVLVGKVAANAGMLAPLSFIVAAIIAYVTALSYCELVSRFPQSAGEACYVEQGFHRRYYGIIVGYLVVFTGIVSSATLINGFVGYLAHFVEIPRHVSISVMLLLLGLIAIWGIAESLWLTALLTVIEVFGLLLVITIAGSALPASIDIQQAFIPESSLVLGGVLSGAFLAFYAFIGFEDMVNIVEEVKSPSKTMPRGIILAFISASLLYVIVALVAVFSLPLDQLAASDAPLKDILLPHHPMAGTLIGIISLFAILNGILVQIIMAARVLYGMARQGRSPAFFAKVNSKTQTPINATIIITAIVCFFALWLPLVTLAKTTSFIILIIFALVNLSLWRVQRQTATDKTINRRGWPITGTLLCLFLLSVQIVSYVFT, encoded by the coding sequence TTGGCGCGAAAGATAGGCCTGCCCCTGCTGACACTTTATGGCTTAGGTACCATGCTCGGCGCAGGGGTTTACGTATTAGTCGGAAAAGTAGCAGCCAATGCAGGTATGCTCGCCCCGCTCTCCTTTATTGTTGCCGCTATCATTGCCTATGTTACTGCGCTCAGTTACTGTGAGCTAGTATCTCGCTTTCCTCAAAGCGCTGGTGAAGCCTGTTATGTTGAGCAGGGCTTTCACCGCCGTTATTACGGCATCATTGTTGGTTACCTTGTGGTGTTTACTGGCATAGTCTCATCCGCAACACTCATAAATGGTTTTGTCGGCTACTTAGCCCATTTTGTCGAGATCCCTCGCCATGTCAGCATTTCAGTTATGCTGCTATTACTCGGACTCATTGCGATATGGGGTATTGCTGAATCACTCTGGCTCACAGCGTTGTTAACTGTCATTGAAGTATTCGGGCTTTTGCTGGTCATTACAATTGCAGGCAGCGCGCTTCCGGCCTCCATAGATATACAGCAAGCTTTTATTCCAGAAAGCTCACTCGTTTTAGGAGGTGTCCTCAGCGGCGCTTTTCTCGCTTTTTATGCCTTTATCGGCTTTGAAGATATGGTCAACATTGTTGAAGAGGTTAAGTCTCCAAGCAAAACCATGCCAAGGGGAATAATACTGGCATTCATTAGTGCTAGCTTACTCTATGTCATTGTTGCACTAGTCGCAGTCTTCTCTCTTCCCTTAGATCAACTTGCGGCCTCAGATGCTCCACTTAAAGATATCCTGCTCCCCCACCATCCCATGGCGGGTACCTTAATCGGCATCATCAGTCTATTTGCAATTCTAAACGGCATACTCGTTCAGATAATCATGGCAGCTCGTGTTCTTTACGGTATGGCTCGCCAAGGACGCTCACCCGCTTTTTTCGCTAAGGTGAACAGCAAAACCCAAACTCCAATCAACGCCACCATTATCATTACCGCAATAGTGTGCTTTTTCGCACTTTGGCTTCCCCTAGTCACACTGGCCAAAACCACCAGCTTTATTATTCTAATTATTTTCGCTTTAGTTAATCTGTCACTTTGGCGTGTTCAGCGCCAAACCGCTACAGACAAGACGATTAACCGACGAGGCTGGCCTATTACTGGTACTTTGTTGTGCCTTTTTCTATTATCCGTTCAGATTGTTAGCTATGTTTTCACATAA
- a CDS encoding aminopeptidase P N-terminal domain-containing protein → MSNIYHQRRSELLEQLPNNSLVLIAGYQQKVRSKNIKYHFRQDNDFLYLTGFDEPDAIALLIKGDVNQYILFCRPKDPAQEVSFGARAGIEGAVEMHGANKAYSVAEFEHTLLPLLQGINTIYVSDELGRFSSQLISWANHQRHHCSFDTPKHFTSIKPLAELLHTKRVIKSNDELARIRSAVAASTFGHKAVMQACKPGVNERELSSLFDFTIAKHGCNDVAYPSIVAGGNNACCLHYEENCCELSDGQMLLIDAGGEFKHYAADITRSYPVNGRFTPEQKAIYQLVLNALDQAIEKVRPGAAWNTLYETCMQVMAEGLKELGLLEGTIEEIMASESYKRFTVHKTGHWLGMDVHDVGPYHDNEGHWRTLEADMVFTIEPGIYFPKDAIDIPEAYRGMGIRIEDDILVTETGFENLSVHVPRTIEEIEDCMGA, encoded by the coding sequence ATGTCTAATATCTACCATCAAAGACGCTCCGAACTGCTCGAGCAGTTACCAAATAACAGTTTAGTGCTTATTGCAGGCTATCAACAGAAAGTGCGTAGCAAAAATATCAAATACCATTTTAGACAAGATAACGACTTTCTCTACTTAACGGGTTTCGATGAACCCGATGCCATTGCATTACTTATTAAAGGAGATGTTAACCAGTACATTTTATTTTGTCGGCCAAAAGACCCTGCTCAAGAGGTTAGCTTTGGTGCGCGAGCGGGAATTGAAGGCGCTGTAGAAATGCACGGTGCTAATAAGGCGTACAGCGTTGCTGAGTTCGAACACACCCTGCTGCCACTTCTGCAAGGTATTAACACTATCTATGTAAGTGATGAACTGGGGCGCTTCTCGTCGCAACTCATTAGCTGGGCTAACCATCAACGACATCATTGCTCTTTTGATACACCTAAGCACTTCACCTCGATAAAACCTTTGGCAGAGCTGTTACACACTAAGCGGGTGATTAAATCCAATGACGAACTCGCTAGAATACGCTCGGCAGTTGCCGCATCCACCTTTGGCCATAAGGCGGTCATGCAGGCTTGTAAACCTGGCGTTAATGAACGAGAGCTCTCATCATTATTTGACTTTACTATCGCAAAGCATGGCTGTAACGATGTCGCCTACCCTAGTATTGTCGCCGGCGGCAATAACGCCTGTTGTCTGCATTATGAAGAGAACTGCTGCGAATTATCTGACGGACAGATGCTGCTTATCGATGCTGGCGGTGAATTCAAACATTACGCCGCAGATATTACCCGCAGTTACCCGGTTAATGGCCGCTTTACTCCGGAGCAAAAAGCTATCTATCAATTAGTGCTAAATGCGTTAGATCAAGCCATCGAAAAAGTACGTCCAGGAGCAGCTTGGAATACTCTTTATGAAACATGCATGCAAGTGATGGCTGAGGGGCTTAAAGAGCTTGGTCTCCTAGAAGGTACTATTGAGGAGATCATGGCAAGTGAGAGTTATAAGCGCTTTACCGTACATAAGACTGGCCATTGGTTAGGCATGGATGTTCATGATGTTGGCCCCTATCATGACAATGAAGGTCACTGGCGCACACTCGAAGCTGACATGGTGTTTACCATTGAGCCAGGTATTTATTTTCCGAAAGATGCCATAGATATACCAGAAGCGTATCGCGGTATGGGGATCCGTATCGAAGATGATATTTTGGTCACCGAAACAGGCTTTGAGAACCTGTCAGTCCATGTACCAAGAACGATAGAAGAGATTGAAGACTGTATGGGAGCCTAA
- the gmhB gene encoding D-glycero-beta-D-manno-heptose 1,7-bisphosphate 7-phosphatase yields the protein MNRAVFLDRDGVINLDHGYVHQVDDFEYIDGVFDACASLKEMGYLLAVVTNQSGIARGMYSEEQFHSLTEWMDWNFVDKGVELDGIYYCPHHAEKGVGEYKIDCDCRKPKPGMLNSAAQFLKIDLSQSVMVGDKRDDMLAAEAAGIPTRILVRTGKSVTDDAIAAATVVLDSIADVPAYLSSQA from the coding sequence GTGAATCGAGCGGTATTTTTAGACAGAGATGGCGTTATCAATCTAGACCATGGTTATGTACACCAAGTTGACGATTTTGAATATATAGACGGTGTGTTTGACGCGTGTGCATCTCTTAAAGAGATGGGATATTTGCTTGCTGTTGTTACCAACCAATCAGGGATTGCTCGAGGAATGTACAGTGAAGAACAGTTTCATTCATTGACAGAGTGGATGGATTGGAACTTTGTCGATAAAGGCGTTGAGCTAGACGGCATATATTACTGTCCTCATCATGCTGAAAAGGGCGTTGGCGAATATAAGATTGATTGTGATTGCCGCAAACCAAAACCTGGCATGCTTAACTCAGCTGCACAATTCTTAAAAATCGATTTATCACAGTCTGTCATGGTCGGTGATAAGCGTGACGATATGTTGGCTGCTGAGGCCGCAGGTATACCGACACGAATTCTTGTTAGAACAGGTAAATCTGTTACCGATGACGCGATTGCTGCTGCGACTGTCGTTTTAGATTCAATTGCAGATGTCCCCGCATATCTTTCGAGTCAAGCTTAG